The following coding sequences lie in one Haemorhous mexicanus isolate bHaeMex1 chromosome 10, bHaeMex1.pri, whole genome shotgun sequence genomic window:
- the LOC132331992 gene encoding feather keratin Cos1-1/Cos1-3/Cos2-1-like: protein MSCCRPCPPRPCGPCGPTPLASSCSEPCLARCADSTVYIEASPVVVTLPGPILTSFPQSTAVGSSLSAAVGSSLSTAGVPISSGGSLGLGGSGLCLPFSRCGQIC from the coding sequence ATGTCTTGCTGCAGACCCTGTCCCCCACGGCCCTGCGGCCCCTGTGGCCCAACCCCccttgccagcagctgcagtgagccCTGCCTCGCCCGCTGCGCTGACTCCACGGTGTACATCGAGGCTTCGCCAGTGGTGGTGACCCTGCCGGGCCCCATCCTCACCTCCTTCCCTCAGAGCACAGCCGTGGGATCCTCTCtgtcagctgctgtgggcagctccctcagcaccgcGGGGGTTCCCATCTCTTCTGGGGGCTCCCTTGGCCTGGGGGGCTCAGGCCTGTGTCTGCCTTTCTCCCGCTGCGGTCAGATCTGCTGA
- the LOC132331993 gene encoding feather keratin Cos1-1/Cos1-3/Cos2-1-like yields the protein MSCCRPCPPRPCGPCGPTPLASSCSEPCLARCADSTVYIEPSPVVVTLPGPILTSFPQSTAVGSSLSAAVGSSLSTAGVPISSGGSLGLGGSGLCLPFSRCGQIC from the coding sequence ATGTCTTGCTGCAGACCCTGTCCCCCACGGCCCTGCGGCCCCTGTGGCCCAACCCCccttgccagcagctgcagtgagccCTGCCTCGCCCGCTGCGCTGACTCCACGGTGTACATCGAGCCTTCGCCGGTGGTGGTGACCCTGCCGGGCCCCATCCTCACCTCCTTCCCTCAGAGCACAGCCGTGGGATCCTCTCtgtcagctgctgtgggcagctccctcagcaccgcGGGGGTTCCCATCTCTTCTGGGGGCTCCCTTGGCCTGGGGGGCTCAGGCCTGTGTCTGCCTTTCTCCCGCTGCGGTCAGATCTGCTGA